A stretch of Planococcus citri chromosome 5, ihPlaCitr1.1, whole genome shotgun sequence DNA encodes these proteins:
- the LOC135846365 gene encoding prostatic spermine-binding protein-like: MIGIWVLIFGLCSITLVKGPRTGTPGGESDSSDDDTDSLFDDKEKDEKEKVHDDVEVKEAPEEDSVDDENEQNEVNPEKEKNLVEDEEFKKSLDAIGDDFDDTDIGS, encoded by the exons ATGATTGGAATTTGGGTTTTGATATTCG gTTTATGTTCCATTACGTTGGTCAAGGGGCCACGTACCGGTACTCCTg GGGGTGAAAGTGATAGCAGTGACGACGACACTGATT CGCTATTCGACGATAAGGAGAAGGATGAGAAGGAGAAGGTCCATGACGATGTTGAAGTTAAAG AGGCACCTGAAGAAGACAGTGTCGATGACGAAAATGAACAGAACGAGGTTAatcctgaaaaagaaaaaaatctcgttgaAGATGAGGAATTCAAGAAATCCCTCGACGCCATTGGTGACGACTTCGATGATACAGACATAGGCTCAT ag